Genomic window (Thermovenabulum gondwanense):
GGCTACTTCCTGCCATAAATAAAAAGCTTCATCGTCTTTTTCATAGATGCTTACCCAGAGTTTTTCCTTTGGGAGCATCAATACCTCGGTTAAAAATTCCCATGCATAAGCGATGGCTTCTTTTTTAAAATAATCCCCAAAGGAAAAATTGCCCAGCATTTCAAAAAATGTATGATGTCTTGCAGTCCTGCCAACACTATCCAGATCGTTGTGTTTACCACCGGCTCTTACGCATTTTTGTGCGGTGGTGGCTCTTTTATAGGGCAATTTCTTTATGCCTAAGAATACATCTTTAAATTGATTCATTCCTGCATTTGTGAATAATAATGTAGGATCATTATGAGGTACCAAGGAGGAACTGGGAACTCTTTGGTGCCCTTTGCTCTCAAAAAAACTTAAAAACTTTTCCCTTATCTCATTGCTGCTCATCATATCAAATAACCTCCATACAGCTACGCATTTGAGAAGAATTATATAGAAAATGTTAATCCTTGTCAATTACATTAATCATTATTTACTAAATTTATCAATAATATTTACAATTTTGCTTTTATAAATCTGGCTTTTTTCAAACCTTCGATTGTTAAGGTAAATAAATAGATATGAAATTGCCAATCCTATTATTCCTGTCAATAAGGCAAAGGGCTCTTTAAGTTCTATATTCAATAAAGGCGCAAACTCATATCCACCTGCTACACCTAATAAAAATACTATTAAAGGAAAAAGATACATGATAAATGTGGCAGAGAGTACTCCTTTTGCTTCCATTTCAATTTCTACAAGCTGTCCGCTTTCGACTCCGACCGTATCCTTAGCCCAAACTATTAATCTTTTCTTCTTAGAGCTTTCCGGGCACCCCTTGCAGGAACCACAGGCCGATCCCCTTAAAACTTCTAATTCCGCTTCGTCATTTACTTTTCTTAAGACCAATGCTTTTTCCCGCATAAGTTTCACCTCATTTTAAGAATTTTTCTATTAATTCCATAAGTTCATTTATTTTTTCTTCCTCTTTCCTGGTACCTTTAGAATTTAATACACATCCCTTAGTATGCTCTCTTAATATAATTAATCCTACTTTTTTTAAAGCAGCTCGAACCGCAGCAATTTGATTTAATACATCCACACAGTATTTTCCCTCTTCAATCATTTTTTCAATACCCTTTATTTGGCCTTCAATCCTTGAAAGTCTAACTTTAATATTTTCTTTTTTATTAAGGTAAGAGCATTGATGGTGCTCCAAAGAATCCCCTCCTTTATATACCCTATAAGGGTATACTTTCACTTAAAATTATATTATTTTAATTCTTTTTTGACAATCTATTATAAAATAAAAAAATCCCCGCCATGCCGTGTACTGACAAGGAACAGAGACCCTCTCTCCAAAGGTGGGTGCCCTCCTAAATGCTTCTTGCTTCCCTTGATAAAGGGCATGCATTCCACATTTAGAGCCCGGGCTCCCGATGTCATGGTGTTGGCTCTTTCCTCTGTCAGGTTCCACGCACACAGCAGGGAATCCTTCTTTAATTATTATATTATCACACCACTATCCCAATATCAAGATAATGGCTTTTCCAATTTCAGGCGTCAATTTTTATATGTAACTCCCTCAATTGCTTGGGCTCTACCTTTGCAGGTGCTTCTGTCAGCAAACAAGTGCCGTTTTGCGTCTTTGGAAAAGCAATACAATCCCTTATGCTTTCCAGCCCTAAAAGCAGCATTACCATCCTGTCAAGTCCATAGGCAATTCCTCCGTGAGGGGGTGTTCCGTACTCAAAAGCTTTAAGAAGGAATCCAAAATTATTCCACGCCCTCTCCCGGGTAAAACCAAGCACTTCAAACATTTTTTCCTGAAGTTCGGTTCTATAAATTCTTATACTTCCTCCTCCGAGCTCAACCCCATTTAAAACTATATCATAAGCCTTTGCCCTCACTTTTTCCGGTGAAGTATCCAGAAGCGGGATGTCTTCATCCATAGGCGAAGTAAAAGGATGATGCATTGCAACAAACCTTTTTTCTTCCTCATCCCACTCTAAAAGAGGAAATTCTACTACCCACAAAAATTCCAATGCATTTTTATCAATCAGGTTCAAAGTCTTCCCAAGATATAATCTCATTTGTCCCATCTGTTGAGCGACCAGGTTCTCATTCTCATCGGCAATAAAAATAAGCAAGTCTCCCGTTTTTGCTCTCATTTTTTCTACTATACTCTTTAGTTCTTCTTCCTTAAAAAACTTCGAAATAGGAGATTTTATACCTTCAGAAGCAAGAACGATCCAGGCAAGGCCTTTTGCACCGAATTCTTTTGCCTTTTCCACCAGCTCGTCTATTCCTTTTCTTGAGAATATATTGGCTCCGTCTTCTATGTTAATTCCTCTAACCCTTCCTCCTTTTTCCGCTACTTCCCTAAAGACTTTGAACTCGCTGTTTTTGATTTCTTCAGTAACATCAATAATCTCGAGACCAAATCTTATATCCGGTTTATCCGAGCCGTATTTTTCCATCGCTTCTTTATATGTAATTCTTTTAAAGGGAATCTTTATTTCTTTACCGGTTACCGTCTCAACCACATATTTTATAAGTCTCTCATTCAAACTGATGACATCATCCACATCTACAAAAGACATCTCAATATCCAGCTGTGTGAATTCAGGTTGTCTATCAGCTCTTAAGTCCTCATCTCTGAAGCAACGAACAATTTGATAATATCGTTCAATGCCCGATACCATTAATATCTGTTTAAAAAGTTGTGGCGATTGCGGTAATGCATAAAAGGTTCCCGGATTTAATCGGCTGGGGACTAAAAAATCCCTTGCCCCTTCAGGAGTACTTCTTGTAAGCATAGGTGTCTCTACTTCTATGAAACCTTCTCCATCAAGAAAATCCCTGATAGACTTACTTACCCTGTGACGAAAAATAAAGTTATTTAGCATAACAGGCCTTCTTAAATCTAAATACCTGTATTTTAACCTTAAACTTTCATCTACTTTTATACTATCCTCAATTGGAAAAGGAGGAGTTTTAGCGCTGCTCAATATCTTTATTTCTTTAACAAATACTTCAATGTCTCCTGTAGATATTTTAGGATTTTTGTTCTCCTGTGGTCTTTCCCTTACCTCTCCTTTTACGGCAATTACGTATTCGCTTCTTAGATCTCCTGCTAATTCAAAGGCTTCATGGCTGTAATCTTCGCTAAAAACTACCTGTACTATACCGCTCCTATCTCTTAAATCAATAAATATAACGCCTCCCAAATCCCTTCTTGTTTGTACCCACCCGGTTAGCACGACCTCTTTACCCACATCTTTCATACCCAGACTACCGCAAGAATGAGTTCTCTTCATTCCTTCCATTAACAACAACCCTTTCTAATATTATTAAATAAAAATTCAAATAAATCCTTATCGTTTAACTTTCGCTGTTCTCCATTAGATAAATCTTTCACTGTAAGAAAATTGTTTTTGATTTCTTCTTCGCCTACAATAATTGCAAATTTTGCTTTTAATTTATCCGCATACTTCATTTGTCCTTTTAAACTTCTGTTCATGTAATCTATTTCCGCAGATAATCCTTTTCCTCTTAATTCAAATAATAACTTATATGCAGTTTCAAAACCTTCTTCATCCATTACAACTAAAAAAATATCAACTCCTTTTTGAGGCAGGTTCAATAGACCTCTGTTTTCAAGAACATTTATAAGCCTCTCTATTCCCATTCCAAATCCCGCAGCCGGAATATGAGGACCCCCGCATTCTTCTACAAGACCGTCGTATCTTCCGCCTCCGCAAATAGTGTTCTGCGCTCCTAAATCCTTAGATATTATTTCAAATACAGTTTTAGTGTAATAATCAAGTCCTCTAACTATCATAGGGTCCACCGTAAAATCTATTTTTAGCGAATATAATAGTCTTTTGACCTTTTCAAAATGATCCTTGCACTCATCGCATAAAAAATCTAAAATTTTTGGGGATTCTCCAAGTATTTGTTTGCAATCATCGTTTTTACAATCTAAAATCCTCAGAGGATTTCTATCCAATCTTGTCCTGCAAGTATCGCACAAACTTTCCTTTTTAAAAGAAAAATAATTCTTTAAAGCTTCCCGGTAGTTTCCCCTGCATTTACTGCATCCAAGTGTATTTATCCTTAAATCCAAATCTTCCAATCCAAGACCTTTCAAAAACATCATAGCTAAACCAATTACCTCTACATCTATTGCAGGGTTATCCGATCCAAAGACCTCAACGCCAAATTGATGAAATTCTCTCAATCTTCCCGCTTGAGGCCTTTCATATCTAAATCCGGGAATGATATAATATAATTTTAATGGCAGTGATTGATTGTAAAGTTTATGTTCTATGAGAGCTCTTGCACAGGCCGCAGTACCTTCCGGTTTTAATGTTAAGCTTCTCCCTGACTTATCGTTAAAAGTATACATTTCTTTTTCTACTATATCGGTTGTTTCGCCCACTCCTCTTAAAAATAGTTCCGTGTGTTCAAAGGTAGGAGTCCTTATTTCTTTATAACCAAAAATATCACATATCTTCCTGAATTCACTCTCTAAAAATTGCCACTTATTTATTTCATCGGGGAGTATGTCCTTTGTCCCTCTCGGCGCTTTAGTTAGCATTTCATCAGCCCCTTTATAAATTTGCTACTGATAAACAATATATTTAAAATATAAATTAATGTCAATAATTTAGGATAAAATATGAAGTAAAAATTTCACAAAATCCTAACAAAATTTACACACAATTTATAAATTCTTGCTGTAAAATTAACCATGAAAAAGAAATTAAAATAGATTTATTAAAAAATTTTTAAAAGGAGGTTAATCAGTTATGAAGGTTTTTAACAAATATAAATACTTTGTTGCGGTGCTTATCGGATTTGCACTGGGGATAGGTGTAGTTACTGGAGGATTTTTCGCATATAATTTCTTTTATCCGTCAAAATCCGTTAAGGCCGGAAACTACTCAACAAATTCATCCTTTTCCTCTACACCTTATTCATTGCCCAGCATTCCCGATATCGTGGATAAAGTAAGCGACGCGGTAGTTTTCATAGAAACCACCGTCCAAACACAAAGTTCCTATAACCCATTTATCGACGATCCTTTTTTCCGTTTCTTTTTCGAAGATATTCCTTCCCCCTCAAAAATCAATAAGAGTGTAGGCTCAGGATTTATCATAAGTCCCGATGGATATATTTTAACCAATGAGCACGTTATATCCGGTGCTACTGAGGTATCGGTGACAGTAAAAGGATATGATAAACCCTTTAAAGCACAAATTGTTGGAAAAGATTTT
Coding sequences:
- a CDS encoding metal-sensitive transcriptional regulator gives rise to the protein MEHHQCSYLNKKENIKVRLSRIEGQIKGIEKMIEEGKYCVDVLNQIAAVRAALKKVGLIILREHTKGCVLNSKGTRKEEEKINELMELIEKFLK
- the hisS gene encoding histidine--tRNA ligase — protein: MLTKAPRGTKDILPDEINKWQFLESEFRKICDIFGYKEIRTPTFEHTELFLRGVGETTDIVEKEMYTFNDKSGRSLTLKPEGTAACARALIEHKLYNQSLPLKLYYIIPGFRYERPQAGRLREFHQFGVEVFGSDNPAIDVEVIGLAMMFLKGLGLEDLDLRINTLGCSKCRGNYREALKNYFSFKKESLCDTCRTRLDRNPLRILDCKNDDCKQILGESPKILDFLCDECKDHFEKVKRLLYSLKIDFTVDPMIVRGLDYYTKTVFEIISKDLGAQNTICGGGRYDGLVEECGGPHIPAAGFGMGIERLINVLENRGLLNLPQKGVDIFLVVMDEEGFETAYKLLFELRGKGLSAEIDYMNRSLKGQMKYADKLKAKFAIIVGEEEIKNNFLTVKDLSNGEQRKLNDKDLFEFLFNNIRKGCC
- the aspS gene encoding aspartate--tRNA ligase; its protein translation is MEGMKRTHSCGSLGMKDVGKEVVLTGWVQTRRDLGGVIFIDLRDRSGIVQVVFSEDYSHEAFELAGDLRSEYVIAVKGEVRERPQENKNPKISTGDIEVFVKEIKILSSAKTPPFPIEDSIKVDESLRLKYRYLDLRRPVMLNNFIFRHRVSKSIRDFLDGEGFIEVETPMLTRSTPEGARDFLVPSRLNPGTFYALPQSPQLFKQILMVSGIERYYQIVRCFRDEDLRADRQPEFTQLDIEMSFVDVDDVISLNERLIKYVVETVTGKEIKIPFKRITYKEAMEKYGSDKPDIRFGLEIIDVTEEIKNSEFKVFREVAEKGGRVRGINIEDGANIFSRKGIDELVEKAKEFGAKGLAWIVLASEGIKSPISKFFKEEELKSIVEKMRAKTGDLLIFIADENENLVAQQMGQMRLYLGKTLNLIDKNALEFLWVVEFPLLEWDEEEKRFVAMHHPFTSPMDEDIPLLDTSPEKVRAKAYDIVLNGVELGGGSIRIYRTELQEKMFEVLGFTRERAWNNFGFLLKAFEYGTPPHGGIAYGLDRMVMLLLGLESIRDCIAFPKTQNGTCLLTEAPAKVEPKQLRELHIKIDA
- a CDS encoding SoxR reducing system RseC family protein: MREKALVLRKVNDEAELEVLRGSACGSCKGCPESSKKKRLIVWAKDTVGVESGQLVEIEMEAKGVLSATFIMYLFPLIVFLLGVAGGYEFAPLLNIELKEPFALLTGIIGLAISYLFIYLNNRRFEKSQIYKSKIVNIIDKFSK